The nucleotide sequence ATTGTCACTGCTGAGCTGGACGTCCAATTCGATCCCATTGGCTTTTCGCCGGACGGCTCCTTGAAACGATTCCATCGTATTTTCCGGAAACAGGCCGGAAGCTCCACGATGGGCATAGATGAGTGGGGGCACGAGGGCTTCCTCCCTTCTCGAGCGTGTCATGTAAAGGGCCCCTCGATACGACCTGACATGAGAGGCATCTCCAAAAGTCTATCCGATTACGACGAGTACGATGACCAAAAGGACAAAAAGGACAAGGATCAGGGCAAAATTGTTATTGCAGCTCACAAAAAACACCCTCCTTCTCGCACATGAAGCATCTACTTTCATGGTATGAAAAACGAGTGAATATGACCCAACAGAATGCCCACCTTGTGTTTTTTTGTGCATGAGGAAAGCTTTTTTATACAGATTGGCAGATGACGGTCTTATTTGTTTTGCTACAATGAGAGGAGGAGTACTGTAGGGGAGGATGAAGACCGTGATAAATGTTGGAGGTGCACAGGACGCTGGCGACCTGATCATTGATCGACAAAATCGCCGGGTAAAGCTGCACGTGTATGAACCATCACAAATCGAGCAGTGGGATCGGGTCTTGAAGGAGCTAGCCGAAAAGTCAGAGGCAACAAAAGTCATTGTGTACGGGAAAAAACAAGATATTACGCAATGGCAATCCCTGGGTTACGAGCTAGAGGGAACCATCGATGGTTTTTTTCAAGGGGAAAACGCACAGATGCTCACCTGCTATCTGACAAAAGAGCGGGCTACCTCTGGGGCAGCAAAACTTGCCGAGGAAATTCTTACGCTGAGCCTGTTACGAGCGGGGAGTACGATAGAGAAATCATTACCTGAGGGATACTACCTGCGTGAAGCAACGGATGCAGACACGAAGGAATTGGCGTGTTTGTATGGACTGGTATTCGCGACGTATCCTACACCGATGAACGATCCGTCCTACATTCGCAAAACCATGCAAGAGGGCACCATCTACTATGTCGTTGAATTTGAAGGCAAGATTGCATGTGCTGCGTCAGCTGAAGTCTCCGAACGATTTGGTTCAGCGGAGATGACAGATTGTGCAACCCATCCAGATCATGCGGGGAAAGGTCTCCTCCAACCGCTGTTTATCGCGCTGGAACAAAGGATGGAGGAGGCGGGGATTTACTTTTTGTACACCTTGACCCGGGCACAATCTGCAGGAATGAATGTGACGGCTGCCAAAATGGGCTATGCATACCGTGGACGGCTGATTAACAATTGTACGATCTTTTCAGGCTATGAAGACATGAATATATGGGTAAAGCCACTTCGCCCGACGAGGGAATAACGGGCTACCTGTTTGTAGGATACAACTGCTGTTGCAGACGACGGGCCATCAGGGCCAACTGAAGCTGCCAGCGTTGATGAGCATCCTCCAGGCGGTAGCCTGTTTTTTCTTCAATTTGGGTCAACCGGTACTTGAGCGTGTGTCGATGGATATACAAGGCTTGCGAGGTCTGTAGACCGTTTCCATTCTGGGCCAAATACACTTCAAGTGTTTCGAGAAGCTGTTGATTGTATTTCGTATCATAGCGAATTAATGGTTCCAGCAATGGGTTCCACAGGCGGAGCAAGCTTTCTTTTTCACGATGGTACGGAAACAAAAACTGATAGCCCTGCATATCCCGGTATCGCAAAATTTTCGGGGATTGGGCCAACAGTGGGTACGCTTGTAGAGCAAACATCGCTTCTTCGGAGGCACTGACGACGTTTGGCAATTGCTCACAGGGATTGCTCAAGGCGATTTGTAGGTCAAGTGAAGGATGAAGCCCTCTCCAGCGGGAAGTGAGCTGTTCTAATAAGCGCAGGCTCGTCTGATCATCCGGCAAAATAAACAAGAGGCAATGTGGCCGTTCACGCAGCAAATAAGAGCGCTGATGACGGTCGCTAAGCCTCCGCATCAACGTAATGACACTTTGATGCATGTCTCCGAGCATCGTCTGATCGGCTACATCTACGCGAACAGCGACACAGAGATGATGTCCAGCAAGGGGGTACCCCAGCATGCGGCAACGGCTCTCCAGCTCCGTATGGGTCATTTGCTGTCCGTTTAGGAGTTCCTCCACAAAATCCCCTTTTAACCGCCATTCCGTTGCGGCTACTGCCCTTTCCTTTACATATTCGAGAGCACATAAGGTAGAAGCATGCTGTAGTGCGACGTCATCGAGCTCTTTCCAGGCGTGCTCGGGTTTCGTTAATGTCAACGTGCCAAAATGCTCGCGATTGGCTCGAATCGGTACACGATGCGCGATTTCCTGGGACTGATCATGCGGCAGTGCTTCCGAGCTGCCATGCTGCGTGACTTCAAAGCCTAATGCATCGATGAGCGACACGGCGCCTCCGGTAAGTGCAGCGAGCTCGCCAGCGATGGCGGGAAGGCCTCCCTTGGACAGGGCAGCATCAATCATTCGGTTATGAATCGCTGAGGAATAAGCCAGTGTTTCAAATTGCCGATTCATGATCGGCTGCAAGATGGCTTTGGTTATGGTTGAAAAGTTTATCTCCGTGGGAATTTCAATCAATGGAAGTTGATAGTGATCTGCCAAAGTCAAAAACGTCTCGGGAATTTCCCGTAAATAAAAGCCCGTATGAATCGCAACACCACTCAGCTTTTGCTTCGCCAACGAAGGAATAAAAGAAGCGAGCTTTTCCGTAT is from Brevibacillus brevis and encodes:
- the ablB gene encoding putative beta-lysine N-acetyltransferase — encoded protein: MKTVINVGGAQDAGDLIIDRQNRRVKLHVYEPSQIEQWDRVLKELAEKSEATKVIVYGKKQDITQWQSLGYELEGTIDGFFQGENAQMLTCYLTKERATSGAAKLAEEILTLSLLRAGSTIEKSLPEGYYLREATDADTKELACLYGLVFATYPTPMNDPSYIRKTMQEGTIYYVVEFEGKIACAASAEVSERFGSAEMTDCATHPDHAGKGLLQPLFIALEQRMEEAGIYFLYTLTRAQSAGMNVTAAKMGYAYRGRLINNCTIFSGYEDMNIWVKPLRPTRE
- a CDS encoding PucR family transcriptional regulator, with translation MTITIREALQLPDMVHTRLIAGAGGLDNPIRWVTIVEVLEDTSRLQEGEFLITTGFGLAEHTEKLASFIPSLAKQKLSGVAIHTGFYLREIPETFLTLADHYQLPLIEIPTEINFSTITKAILQPIMNRQFETLAYSSAIHNRMIDAALSKGGLPAIAGELAALTGGAVSLIDALGFEVTQHGSSEALPHDQSQEIAHRVPIRANREHFGTLTLTKPEHAWKELDDVALQHASTLCALEYVKERAVAATEWRLKGDFVEELLNGQQMTHTELESRCRMLGYPLAGHHLCVAVRVDVADQTMLGDMHQSVITLMRRLSDRHQRSYLLRERPHCLLFILPDDQTSLRLLEQLTSRWRGLHPSLDLQIALSNPCEQLPNVVSASEEAMFALQAYPLLAQSPKILRYRDMQGYQFLFPYHREKESLLRLWNPLLEPLIRYDTKYNQQLLETLEVYLAQNGNGLQTSQALYIHRHTLKYRLTQIEEKTGYRLEDAHQRWQLQLALMARRLQQQLYPTNR
- the yjcZ gene encoding sporulation protein YjcZ is translated as MIRSPASCAPPTFITVFILPYSTPPLIVAKQIRPSSANLYKKAFLMHKKTQGGHSVGSYSLVFHTMKVDASCARRRVFFVSCNNNFALILVLFVLLVIVLVVIG